A single region of the Psychrobacter alimentarius genome encodes:
- the kbl gene encoding glycine C-acetyltransferase: MYQAFQKHLQQEISDIRAAGLYKNERIITSPQNAMIKITDGREMLNFCANNYLGLSDHPEIKQAAIEAIENSGYGMSSVRFICGTQDLHKQLEASISKFFNTEDTILYAACFDANGGAFEPLLTSEDAIISDSLNHASIIDGVRLCKAARYRYANADMQDLETQLQAAQAQRFRLIVTDGVFSMDGNVAPMDEIYALAQKYDAMVMIDESHSAGVVGRTGGGVTELFDLRGDVELITGTLGKAFGGAIGGFTTGKKEIIEMLRQRSRPYLFSNSIPPMVAAAGVKAFEMLSQDNTLQDKLHENTAYFVKQMQDAGFDIKPTESAICAVMLYDANVSQQMADALLEEGIYVIGFFYPVVPKNEARIRVQLSAAHTREQLDQCIAAFIKVAKQMKMID, translated from the coding sequence ATGTACCAAGCCTTTCAAAAACATCTACAACAAGAAATCAGCGACATACGCGCGGCAGGACTATATAAAAACGAGCGCATCATCACCTCTCCACAAAATGCCATGATTAAAATCACTGATGGCCGTGAGATGCTGAACTTCTGTGCCAACAATTATCTTGGCTTGTCCGATCATCCTGAGATTAAACAAGCAGCTATCGAGGCCATTGAAAACTCAGGTTATGGTATGTCATCGGTACGTTTTATTTGTGGTACGCAAGATTTGCATAAGCAATTAGAGGCGTCGATTTCTAAGTTTTTTAATACCGAAGACACGATTCTTTATGCGGCTTGTTTCGATGCCAATGGCGGTGCTTTTGAGCCACTGCTGACCAGCGAAGATGCCATTATTTCTGACTCGTTAAATCATGCATCAATCATCGATGGTGTGCGCCTGTGTAAAGCGGCGCGTTATCGCTATGCCAATGCGGATATGCAAGATTTGGAGACGCAATTGCAAGCGGCGCAAGCACAGCGTTTTCGTTTGATTGTGACCGATGGTGTGTTTTCGATGGATGGCAATGTGGCGCCAATGGATGAGATCTATGCGCTCGCACAAAAATATGATGCCATGGTGATGATTGACGAGTCGCATTCAGCAGGCGTTGTCGGTCGCACGGGTGGCGGTGTGACTGAACTGTTTGATCTGCGCGGTGATGTTGAGCTGATCACGGGTACGTTGGGTAAGGCGTTTGGCGGTGCGATTGGCGGCTTTACAACAGGTAAAAAAGAAATCATTGAGATGCTGCGTCAACGCTCACGCCCGTATCTGTTTTCCAACTCCATTCCGCCTATGGTAGCTGCCGCTGGGGTAAAAGCGTTTGAGATGCTGTCACAAGACAATACGCTACAAGACAAACTGCATGAAAATACCGCCTATTTTGTGAAGCAAATGCAAGATGCAGGCTTCGACATTAAGCCTACTGAATCGGCCATTTGTGCAGTGATGCTCTATGATGCCAATGTCTCGCAACAAATGGCAGACGCACTGCTTGAAGAAGGCATCTATGTGATTGGCTTCTTCTACCCTGTCGTACCCAAAAATGAGGCTCGTATTCGTGTCCAGCTCTCTGCTGCCCATACGCGCGAGCAGCTCGACCAATGTATCGCCGCCTTTATCAAAGTCGCTAAGCAAATGAAGATGATTGATTAA
- a CDS encoding N-acetylmuramoyl-L-alanine amidase — protein sequence MVKNIFLALSLTLPLIGCVTTAPHVATTKNYSVDSDTYQSTGKSQRIKTIVLHYTVSDNERSIKTLTTGNVSAHYLILDKDDNKIYNLVPESERAWHAGDGGFSGRTILNDTSIGIEIVNAGIKPEYRDALKNSTLDYHPYDHYVEFSELQIKKVAELVQDIATRYDISPKNIIGHADMAPSRKIDPGAKFPWERLYKEYGIGAWYDEADKQEIMNRRTLVAPSVQEIKQAFRKYGYQINNSDEWDKASRDVIYAFQLHFRPQQPTGVIDSETYAILQALNMKYAGRDDFY from the coding sequence ATGGTAAAAAACATCTTCTTAGCACTTAGCTTAACTCTGCCTTTAATTGGCTGCGTAACCACTGCCCCGCACGTAGCAACCACCAAAAATTACAGCGTCGATAGCGATACTTACCAATCGACAGGCAAAAGCCAGCGTATCAAAACCATCGTCTTGCACTATACGGTCTCAGACAATGAGCGCTCCATCAAAACCTTGACCACGGGCAACGTGAGCGCCCATTATTTAATCTTGGACAAAGACGACAATAAAATCTATAACCTCGTACCAGAATCTGAGCGCGCGTGGCATGCAGGGGACGGCGGCTTTTCAGGTAGAACCATCCTCAACGATACGTCTATTGGCATCGAGATTGTAAATGCAGGTATCAAGCCTGAATACCGAGATGCGCTAAAAAATAGCACGCTCGACTATCATCCTTACGACCATTATGTCGAATTTAGTGAGCTGCAAATTAAGAAAGTCGCAGAGCTGGTGCAAGATATCGCCACGCGCTATGACATCTCACCCAAAAATATCATCGGTCATGCGGATATGGCACCCTCGCGCAAGATAGACCCCGGTGCAAAATTCCCTTGGGAGCGTTTATACAAAGAATACGGCATTGGCGCTTGGTATGATGAAGCGGACAAGCAAGAAATTATGAATCGTCGTACCTTGGTCGCGCCAAGTGTGCAGGAAATCAAGCAAGCCTTTCGCAAATATGGCTATCAAATCAATAATAGCGACGAGTGGGACAAAGCCAGCCGTGATGTCATTTATGCGTTTCAATTGCATTTTAGACCGCAGCAGCCCACAGGTGTGATAGATAGCGAAACCTATGCGATATTGCAGGCGCTCAATATGAAATATGCTGGTCGGGATGATTTTTATTAA